The DNA region CAGGTGGCGGTGCACCTCTGGAGGGCCTCCGGGTGGATCTCCACCCCCTCCCCCCGGGCCACCGATAGGACCTGGTGGATCGAGATCGGGCGGTCGCCAAGGGTGACGGTCATCGTACGTTCCCTCCATTCATGGCGGAAACTATCCTCTCGGGGGTGAAGGGCAGCTCCGTCATGGAGGTGCCCAGCGCCATGTTCACCGCGTTGCATATGGCGGGGGCCACCGGCACGGTGGCTATCTCCCCAATGCTCTTGGCCCCGAAGGGCCCTCCCTCCTCCCCCTCCTCCACCAGGAGGACCTTCACGTCCGGCATGTCCGGGCAGTTGGGCATGTGGTACCGGCTCAGGGAGCCGCAGAGGGGCCTGCCGGATCGGTCGTACCGGAGCTCCTCGCTGAGGGCCATGCCGATCCCCATCTGGACCCCCCCCAGAATCTGGCCCCGCAGGAGCTTGGGGTTTATGGCCCGGCCCACGTCGTGACAGGCCAGGTAGTCGGTGACCCGCACCAGGCCGGTGAGGGTGTCCACCTCCACCTGGGCGAAGTGGACCCCGAAGGATGCGGGGTTGTCCACCGGGTGGTGGGTTCCATGGGAGGCCAGCTCCAGCTTCAGCTCCCGCAGGGCCCTGGTGGCCAGATCCCGATAGGTCATGGAGGTCCCGTCCAGCTCCAGCCTTCCATCCGCGAACCGGACCCGGCTCGGGTCCCCCTCCAGCCCCGCAAGGCGGAGGAAGGCCTCCGCCATGAGGTCCTTGAGGGACCTTGCGGCCTCCAATACCGCGGATCCGCATACGTAGGTGACCCGGCTGGCCACGCAGCCCACGTCGAAGGGGCTCAGATGGGTGTCCGCCTCGCTCACGAAGACCCTCTCCACCGGCAGCGACAGGGCCTGGGCGGCTATCTGGGTCATGGCGGTCATGGTGCCGTTGCCCAGCTCCTGGAAGGCGCCGCTCACTAGGGCGGAGCCGTCCTCGGCGAGCCGGATGGAGATGCCCATCACGTCTAGGAAGGGGGAGCCGAAGTAGCCGTTCCCGTGGGAGGCGCAGGCGAGCCCCACCCCTTGGACGAACCGGCCCCCCTTGCCATTCTCCAGCTCGTCGCGCCTCTCCGCCCAGCGGAAGGCCTCCATGCCCCGGGTGAGGCAGTCCCTGACCCGGGCGTTACCCAGGTTCGGGGCCCCGGTGGGGTCCGGGTCGAAGGGGTGCACCAGGTTGCGGAGCCTCAGCTCCGCCGGGTCCATCCGGAGGCGCCGGGCCATCAGGTCCATGGCTATCTCGGTTATGGCGTGAATCTGGGGGGATCCGTAGCCCCTGCAGGGCCCGCTGGGGACCGTGTTGGTGAACACCGTGATGCCTAGGAACTCCTGATGGGGGATTCGGTAGAGCCGGAAGGCCTTCTTCCCCATGGCCATGGTTATCCTGTGTCCCCCGGAGGCGTAGGCCCCTGCGTCGCAGATCACGTGGATTCGGCGGCTGAGTATCCTCCCGTCCCGCCGGGCGGTCATGTGAACCTGCCCCACCGTGGCGGCCCGGCTCCTGGTGGAGTTGATGGTCTCCTCCCGGGAGGTGGTTAGGAGCACCGGGCGCCCGGTGAGCAGGGTCATGAGGGCGCATCGGGTCTCCAGGATCACCTCCTGCTTGCCCCCGAATGTGCCCCCCATGGGGGCCTTGATCACCCGGACCCGGCTCATGGGGAGTCCCAGCGCCTGGGAGAGCACGTACCGGACCGCGAAGGGCATCTGGCAGGGGGACTCCACCACCAAGGTGGGGCCATCCATGTAGCTGAGGCAGATGTGGGGCTCCATGGCCCCGTGGTGTACCTTTGGGGTG from Thermanaerovibrio acidaminovorans DSM 6589 includes:
- a CDS encoding xanthine dehydrogenase family protein molybdopterin-binding subunit — protein: MREGKVGIPLNRLDGEAKVRGTFRFLADRLPGDVLHGRLITSPVANGWVHGFQVSEANRVDGLVRIFTPQDDPLLKPFNSAVYMEDQTDLRDERIFTDRPLFVGDIVGAVLARTPQGAAEAALRVRVLCQAMEPVVSIHQALERPFLDSRPGRLEGRISAGEEVHQEECETLSVTASTPKVHHGAMEPHICLSYMDGPTLVVESPCQMPFAVRYVLSQALGLPMSRVRVIKAPMGGTFGGKQEVILETRCALMTLLTGRPVLLTTSREETINSTRSRAATVGQVHMTARRDGRILSRRIHVICDAGAYASGGHRITMAMGKKAFRLYRIPHQEFLGITVFTNTVPSGPCRGYGSPQIHAITEIAMDLMARRLRMDPAELRLRNLVHPFDPDPTGAPNLGNARVRDCLTRGMEAFRWAERRDELENGKGGRFVQGVGLACASHGNGYFGSPFLDVMGISIRLAEDGSALVSGAFQELGNGTMTAMTQIAAQALSLPVERVFVSEADTHLSPFDVGCVASRVTYVCGSAVLEAARSLKDLMAEAFLRLAGLEGDPSRVRFADGRLELDGTSMTYRDLATRALRELKLELASHGTHHPVDNPASFGVHFAQVEVDTLTGLVRVTDYLACHDVGRAINPKLLRGQILGGVQMGIGMALSEELRYDRSGRPLCGSLSRYHMPNCPDMPDVKVLLVEEGEEGGPFGAKSIGEIATVPVAPAICNAVNMALGTSMTELPFTPERIVSAMNGGNVR